From Anopheles coluzzii chromosome 3, AcolN3, whole genome shotgun sequence, the proteins below share one genomic window:
- the LOC120958911 gene encoding lysophospholipid acyltransferase 5, producing MINPVEALASASGASVPAIRLILSVLFAYPIGSVYRQLKGGATQRNLYIAFTGLSIVAFNYGTDIYHSLLAVAVSFLCNTFLGTSRLLVPVSFTYHMGYLLIGYYYTTSDTYDIKWTMPHCVLVLRLIGLAFDLSDSRKKEADGKPDAKCIPAPSLLELIAFTYFPATVLVGPQFSFLRYQRFIAGAYESHTQNAPAYATKKFLQGVFYLVVNQVGTQYVSDAYLMSSEFEQESLFMKHIYLGCWGRITLYKYISIWLLAEGAAVIYGLTYIDAKPGDREYCSDELSGCSNIRVGVFENTSKYGHYVESFNVQTNTWVANYVYKRLRFLNNRMLSHLGALFFLAIWHGFHSGYYITFLLEFMVIRMEKEVEPIFARNEKLQQLLQQQPLLRALVFVALKYYTIVWAGWCLVPFVFLSFHKWWHIYTVVRFSGFILFISGNIFLAPILRAVLPRSSSTAKGKTEAAAAGAPAATAEVKKDN from the exons ATGATCAACCCGGTGGAAGCCCTTGCGAGTGCGAGCGGTGCATCCGTACCCGCCATTCGGCTCATTCTTTCCGTTCTCTTTG cctATCCGATCGGGTCGGTCTATCGACAGCTCAAGGGTGGCGCGACGCAGCGCAATCTCTACATTGCCTTCACCGGCCTATCGATCGTGGCGTTCAACTATGGCACCGACATCTACCACAGCCTGCTGGCCGTTGCGGTTAGCTTCCTGTGCAACACCTTCCTGGGCACGAGCAGGCTGCTGGTGCCGGTGAGCTTCACCTACCATATGGGGTACTTATTAATTG GCTATTATTACACGACGAGCGATACGTACGACATCAAATGGACCATGCCGCACTGCGTGCTCGTGCTGCGGCTGATCGGGCTCGCGTTCGACCTGTCCGACAGCAGGAAGAAGGAGGCGGACGGCAAACCGGACGCCAAGTGCATTCCCGCCCCGTCGCTGCTCGAGCTGATTGCATTTACCTACTTCCCGGCCACCGTGCTCGTGGGGCCCCAGTTTAGCTTCCTGCGCTATCAGCGCTTCATTGCCGGTGCGTACGAGTCGCACACGCAGAACGCGCCGGCCTACGCGACGAAGAAGTTCCTGCAGGGCGTGTTCTATCTGGTGGTGAACCAGGTCGGCACGCAGTACGTCTCCGACGCGTACCTGATGTCGAGCGAGTTCGAGCAGGAGTCGCTCTTCATGAAGCACATCTATCTCGGGTGCTGGGGACGCATTACGCTGTACAAGTACATCTCGATTTGGCTGCTGGCGGAGGGAGCGGCCGTCATTTACG GTCTCACGTACATCGATGCAAAGCCGGGCGATCGGGAGTACTGCTCGGACGAGCTGTCCGGCTGCAGCAACATCCGCGTGGGCGTGTTCGAAAACACCAGCAAGTACGGCCACTACGTCGAGTCATTCAACGTGCAGACGAACACGTGGGTCGCCAACTACGTGTACAAGCGCTTGCGCTTCCTGAACAACCGCATGCTGTCGCATCTGGGCGCACTGTTCTTCCTCGCGATCTGGCACGGTTTCCACAGCGGCTACTACATTACATTCCTGCTCGAGTTCATGGTCATCCGGATGGAGAAGGAG GTTGAGCCAATCTTTGCGCGGAACGAAAAGCTACAGCAACtgcttcagcagcagccgctgctGCGCGCGCTCGTGTTTGTCGCGCTCAAGTACTACACCATCGTCTGGGCCGGCTGGTGCTTGGTGCCGTTCGTGTTTCTCAGCTTCCACAAATGGTGGCACATCTACACGGTGGTGCGCTTCTCCGGCTTCATTCTCTTCATCAGTGGCAACATCTTCCTCGCTCCGATCCTGCGTGCCGTTCTACCGCGTTCTTCCTCCACCGCCAAGGGCAAGACCGAGGCAGCTGCAGCCGGTGCTCCCGCCGCCACTGCGGAAGTGAAGAAAGAcaactaa
- the LOC120957972 gene encoding neuroglobin-like — MGCELTKLASSSNGGNSKSNNLPSLDACGPPPVDSRLPLTAKQKYTMVASWKGISRAMETTGITMFIKLFEEHADLLNMFAKFKELKTKEEQATSEELQEHANKVMNTLDEGIRGLDDLDTFFEFIHQVGASHRRIPGFKQEYFWRIEEPFLSAVSTTLGDRYTQNVEGIYKLTIKFIIETLVAGYEASANNNVDNTTSSSTPATKLSDEPNRAS, encoded by the exons atgGGTTGTGAGCTAACGAAGCTGGCCAGCAGTAGCAACGGGGGCAACTCCAAGTCGAACAATCTCCCGAGCCTGGACGCTTGCGGGCCCCCGCCAGTGGACAGCCGGTTGCCGCTCACCGCCAAGCAGAAGTACACGATGGTGGCCTCGTGGAAGGGCATCAGCCGAGCGATGGAGACGACCGGGATCACCATGTTCATCAA ATTGTTCGAGGAGCATGCGGACCTGTTGAACATGTTCGCCAAATTCAAGGAGCTGAAGACGAAGGAGGAGCAGGCCACGTCCGAGGAGCTGCAGGAGCACGCGAACAAGGTGATGAACACGCTGGACGAGGGCATCCGGGGGCTGGACGATTTGGATACGTTCTTCGAGTTCATCCACCAGGTCGGTGCGTCCCACCGGCGCATACCCGGCTTCAAGCAGGAGTATTTTTGG CGCATCGAGGAACCGTTCCTGTCCGCCGTCTCGACCACGCTGGGCGATCGGTACACGCAGAACGTGGAGGGAATCTACAAGCTCACCATCAAGTTCATCATCGAAACGCTGGTAGCGGGCTACGAAGCAAGTGCCAACAACAATGTCGACAACACCACCTCCAGCAGTACGCCCGCCACCAAGCTGAGCGACGAACCGAACCGGGCGTCCTGA